Proteins from a genomic interval of Desulfovibrio piger:
- a CDS encoding DUF721 domain-containing protein, with translation MGRREAAFRQWAADMQARFDAGLEAEEDRAARRKDSLVVLPPPTDTGGRKRRTAKKAQADAAEAPRPRTWITRRRSTEPGHEARFEEWHGPARTGSVLEKVFISLGASPEQAKLSRLWRSWDAVLGADLAPLARPLGHHDDKLLIGAEDAVLLQELYYMGPEIVRRVNEFLQEDFFTAVKVSLMLDHQDLDAPSPVLERSAGRPKEEVPAPSGASLGLMDPESAVARCYARFLGMELPDPRK, from the coding sequence ATGGGGCGGCGCGAGGCCGCGTTCCGGCAGTGGGCCGCGGACATGCAGGCCCGTTTCGATGCCGGGCTGGAAGCGGAGGAAGACCGGGCGGCACGGCGCAAAGACTCGCTGGTCGTGCTGCCGCCGCCGACGGATACGGGCGGGAGGAAACGCCGGACAGCAAAGAAGGCACAGGCCGACGCAGCGGAGGCCCCGCGCCCGCGGACGTGGATCACGCGGCGGCGAAGCACCGAACCCGGGCACGAGGCCCGCTTCGAGGAGTGGCACGGCCCGGCACGGACAGGGAGCGTGCTGGAAAAGGTCTTCATCTCTCTGGGCGCGTCCCCGGAGCAGGCGAAGCTGAGCCGCTTGTGGCGCAGCTGGGATGCCGTGCTGGGGGCGGATCTGGCGCCATTGGCCCGTCCGCTGGGCCACCATGACGACAAGCTGCTTATCGGCGCCGAAGACGCCGTGCTGCTGCAGGAGCTCTATTATATGGGGCCGGAGATCGTGCGCCGGGTCAATGAGTTCCTGCAGGAGGATTTCTTCACGGCGGTGAAGGTCTCCCTGATGCTGGACCATCAGGATCTGGATGCGCCCAGCCCGGTGCTGGAGCGCTCCGCCGGGCGTCCGAAGGAAGAGGTCCCCGCGCCTTCCGGGGCCAGTCTGGGGCTCATGGATCCCGAATCGGCCGTGGCCCGCTGCTATGCCCGCTTCCTGGGCATGGAGCTGCCCGATCCCCGCAAATGA